The region TACTTTCAATAACCAACACAACAAGCAtatgttattttattttggtgTAATTATGCATATATACTTATGTATAACAGATTTGCAACTACATTTTAGAACTGAAAACGTTGCTTTGTTGCAACCAGATTTTTTCCAGTTGTACTGGCAGTAGGTTGGGAGTCATTATTTTCAGGATATATGCGGAAGTGTGTagtcattttaattaaactatagTGCAACTTTAGTTAGTTTGAAAGAGTGCTTGTAGCTCGATCCAGCAATGGAAACGTCTCTTGCATGTGTTTGAAAACTTAGTTATCATGTTGTTTGGATTGTTTATTTAAGCAGtggtaatttttattttagtaAATATTGGTGTTTTCAAGTTTTGTTGTATTCTACGGTTGTGATGTTGCATATGGGAAGCAATTTACTCTATTTCCTGTTGGTGTTAGTATTATACAAAAATCTTTGTACTTGACTTGTAATATAAATAAACTTGTTTGAAAATTCTATGCAGTGGAATAGCCAAATGCTTATGCAGTGTTTATCACTTTAACAACTTGACACTATAAAACTACAGATCAAGTTGCCAGCTTACTAAGCAGCCATGTATGTAGATACAGTACTGTGCCAATTTCTAACCAGAACTATCATTTGAGCATGCAGAACCTTTTATAGACTAAAAGACATAACAGTAGACAGCTGATTTTTGTCTTGGTTTGTTCATATACAGCAGTGTAATTGTTTCATTGTATATTATGTTGTTTTTATCCAtatgttttatttgtttgtagcaTTACAGCATTCTCCTGTTTCCCCAGCTTGTTGGGTTCTTCCAAATCAATTGAATGAGTTTATTCAGACTTTTAAAGTCGTGGGTATGCAGCAGAAGTGGGTAATAAAGTCAGCAAATAATGGGCGAGGTCGTGAAGTCAAAGTGATAAAGCATGAAGATGTCTATAAATTGCAAGCAAGGTGAGATAGAATAAATGTAGATACCAATTACCTTATTTGTAGTGAGTGTCAGTGTTATGTAAGCATAGTTGTGGCGTGGTTATGTAAAGCCAAGTCAACTTCACTTTCACTGTTTCTTATTAAGTTTCAAGTTGTAACGGTAGGATCTCTGATCATAAGAGAAAGTTGGGCTTGCTTTATAACAAATGTTATGGcagttcagtttcataaagcTTTTGTGATGGTTTGGTTGAATTATTTTGTTAATAAAGTTAGGTCCATGAATTGCCGGTTGGGTTCAATCAAACTTGAGCTTGTGTATAATGGCATGCAGTTAGGTCTGACTTGGAGAAAAAGGTGAATTACTTGTGCTCACAGTCTTAGAAGTATACTTTGAGAAACAGAACCTTTTTATTTTCTGTTTGAAATGGTTTACATAGTAAAGCTCAAGAGTAAGTTGCTACAATCGTTTACCATGAGGACTTTTTTGACTTCTTTACTTATTAAGCGTTGATGTGCAGATGCACAGCAAGAGCttacagtagtgtgtgtgtgtgtgtgtgtgtgtgtgtgtgtgtgtgtgtgtgtgcacgtgtgtgtgtgtgtgtgtgtgtgtgtgtgtgtgttgtgtgtgtgtgtgtgtgtgtgtgttgtgtgtgtgtgtgtgtgtgtgtgtgtgtgtgtgtgtgtgtgtgtgtgtgtatacagtgCTCAAAATAAGGTTTCTCAGTCGTCCATGTCCCCGGCATGTTTGGTTTTTACCGGGCATCTACACAAATCAGTCGGACATTCTATTCAGTCCCCCTATGAGGGTATACCAGAAGTTAATTATTAGTCTGATTATCATAATTGCATGTGGATGAATATATGTATCCACACCTAATGATTACCACATTCAATGATTACCACGCACTTGCTCCAACTCAACTACTTGCACTATACTTTACTGATGGCAGATGCTACCAACTACAGCAACTGCATTGTCAGAAGTCTCAACACATCCAGTTTTCAAAGCCTTCTCTAGAAATGACATCCAGTGGGACATAATTTGCTGTGATTGTCTTGAGCCCTTAAGTTGTGTATAATAAGCTACTGTGGCCTGATCTAGGCGTGGCTAATGAAACAATAGCTGACACTAGAAACCACAGAAAAATAGTTGTGGgaaacacatgcatgtatctaGGCAAGCATACCCATAGCTGTGCACAGTGCAACTCAGCAGTCAATACAGTCACTGTCAGAATAGAGAATGGCAAAGACAATGAAAGCCTCATTGTAAGCGGGATATGGGGAAGTAGTGCAGATCGAGACAGGTGATACATTTTTTTCTAGAATGATGTGGTCAACTAACACACCTATCGACACACCTTCTATCTAGCTACCTCTGTAGAACAGCATGTGTACTAAGGCTGGAGTTGGGTATACAGTTAGCCCGGAGAGGCACAACTGGCTAACTttaagataattaattaggcGGAGCCATTGTCAATGTCAAAGCAATTGCCTGGCTGGTACACTGCTATGAGCCTATCCAGTAATGTCACGGTCATGATGTTACGAATATCACCTATGGCTCACCCCGCCCCCTGTGGGTATCTCAGTCACTTAGATGAGTCCACAACTTGCTGAGACTAGCAGTAAGCTCCAACCAGATTGGTCCGGACACTATGTCTGGCTTTTCTGCTGGCAGTCGGACGAATGGCTTATTTAGCTAGACATTGTGCGATGACCGGTCATAATTTGAgcactgtatatatgtgtgtgtctgtgtgtgtctgtgtgtgtgtgtgtgtgtgtgtgtgtgtgtgtgtgtgtgtgtgtgtgtgtgtgcgtgtgtggtgtgatagctcagttggttagagagtcatcttatggagtgtttacatccaggaccttgaagggttgcaagttcaagtcactgtgatggcgagctatggcataatttccttaagcaagaaactaacacacatttgcttctctcgactcaggagtataaatgagtacctggtcattgactggggtcctaagcggccatcggctgtgatgtgacatcagccactggggtcctggtgagactttgagtgctcacaccacagttggcttcacaagtcggtgctcctgcgactgcctggcccggctccaggagtttgctagcgcaggcccagagttccctgagtaacGCACAGGgtccagcttaacagctggggggcgtgacctctgagacgcagctcctgacatttaggatttgtaggacagtgtgtgtgtgtgtgtgtgtgtgtgtgtgtgtgtgtgtgtgtgtgtgtgtgtgtgtgtgtatggcaAAATTAGTGTCAAAATGTTAGCGTCAAAATAGAGTACACTTTGTAAATAATGTGTCATGGTTATGTTTTTCTAGTTCATTTTCTACTCGATCCATCATACAGGAGTACATTCCAAATTTGCTGCATATTCAGAAATCTGAGATTAGTGTTACCGTATTTGCTCTTGTGACATCAGCCTCACCATTGAGGTTGTATTTACATAAAGATGGCTCTGTCTACTTTAGAGAATCAAAGGCAGGTGTTTTAAGAAAGGtaatttagttgttagtacTAGCCGCATTGATATGATTAACACAtgtattttaaatttatatatgGCAGTTTTAGTTTAGCTAGGATTGATATATGTGTACTAATTTGCAAATTAAAGTTTAtgctaattaactaacttGGAGGTAACTTAGCAACGTGGTAACTTAGCAACGTGGTAGCTTAAGGCAACATCTGCAGTCAGATGTTTTAGCCTTGTGAAACAGTAAGATATGACTTGATGGATCGGAGAACCATGTTGTCTTGCCGAAATGGCAAGGTCATACTAAAAGTCGATTGTTAGCAACTACAACCTCAGGCACATGGAGTGGTTGTTGCTCAATTTATATAACATCTTCAGACTGAAACGTTGCTATTTGATCATGACATAGTTTATAGAGGTCTACAGTATAGTTTACAATAGTTGTAGTCTAGCTACCTGTATCTCTATATATATCTATAGCATTATGAAACAATTGCATCTATGAATGAACAATTTTAAGCATTTGACATGTCATCTAATTTATCTATATCTCAGGATATTAATTCTCAGTAGATGTGTACTGCACAAGCAGCGCGCATAATAGAATtgtatgtgtacgtgtacgtgctAAGTAATACTGGTTATATGCCGTTCACTGTTCGTGAGGCCGCGTGGCCTAATGGATAAGGCGCCTGACTTCGGATCAGGCGATTGTGGGTTCGAGTCCCATCGCGGTCGCCTTTTTGTTAACATTCTATTTTGTTTCCTTACGTCTAATTTTTCCGCTATAAGATGATTCAGTGGTGcagttgttgtgtgtatgagGAAAGATGTTGATTCAGTAGTGCAACTCCATTGTTAGGATAGGGTATCCAAGGTAACTCCGTGCATATCTGACCCTGTTCGAGCGTGAAGCGTCTTACCTCCAGTCTAATTAGGATTTGAATCTCTTCTACTATTAGTAAACTACTTGACGTAGGATTATGAGTTTCACAGCAAGTCGATTGCTACTTGAATGGACATCCAGGACGGCGAAGCGATAGCAACAAAAGGCCTCCTACATCGCATAGCAACTTCATGAGGTAGAGCGAAAATATCGCCGAAAGATCTAATAGGTATGACTTATTTGTCACTACCACAATAGATGCAGTAGAGAAACGTACCCAAGCAAGCAAGTTGTGTAGTTGCCAGAACACCCTGTCACGAAAGTTGCCCCACCCACAAGATTAGCATTTGCCGACGAAAGTCCCGAATTATCTCAACAACGATTGAGATTTCAGAGATGGTCGCCCATGCTGATTGGCAGAAAGCTAACTGCTCCATACGGTAGTAAGATCAagcgactacaacactcaTAGGTAGCAATATACGGGCATGTATCAAATTACTCACAGCGTTACCCAGATTACCCTATACGAGAACTCGAATTGCACTATAGCGCCTCCCcctttttatttttgttaggagtttgttgcaatttacaaaattGGAGGGATCGTTGCAtaattgtacatgtttatATTATGTTTTGGCTGTTCGTTGGAATGCCATCATgtactgtttaattaaatcagttatGAACTGAATCTTCAGCTTCAAAGGTTGCTAACccagacatatatatatatatttgcacAGGATTTTAGGCAATGTTGCTTCACTTGCAGTTAACTCTTATTTACTATGTATACAACTTACCCCTGAGATAATCTATCTCCAGTCATGCATGGGATGCGTTGATATATGTTTGCTACTTTCTCAATGTGTATTATGTAGTGGTATACTATATTTACAGATTGTGAATAGTCACCAGGGAAGTCCTTCCTTGACTGATAGAAACTTTCATATGATAGCCACCTCAGTGTGCTAGCACAGTTGCAGGAAGAGTTTGGAGTACATTCATGTTTGGGAAGCTAGCAAGATTACAGTCTCTAATCACTGCTGTCAGTGTACTTGACTTAGACATTTTTCACACTTTAATATTGCTTAGGTTATACCATGTAAGAggaaacattggcgggaatttatattggcagtttgctaagaaattgatgtcacaaagcatattggtggattttattttggcagtcGGACATCGTTctttgataactgatatatgtcttaccaAAGTGGTCATGGAGGAATTTGTAATTGACAGCTGAGTTCGTGgttcacatttccctaacttaacAGTTTCCAACTACTGCCTAgctagtgatgaagaactgctgtgtcagtgcaagAATGGGACCCACGTGAATGTGACAGTCCAATTTCATTCATAGCCTCACggcctcattcataggcacaactgacggcaagcagggattacctaccatcttgtggcctcatctgCGTCATGTAATACCACATCGCTATGTGATGCCTGatccacgtgggtgatgacgtcaacatatccctGTGGCCAAATTTAATGGTCGATTTTTTATATTGGCAGTTGCTAAAAAATCTGCCAATCCACCAATCTgtcaaaataaattccctgccaatatttcatcttatacagtatatgATTGTGGTTGCTTGTGCCAAATATAGTTCAAGTTAACTAGATTACAATATAGATgtactaaaattatttatatgcTCTATATGGATAGTTGTGTATGATTGTGGTTGTATGATAGTGATTGCATGTGCCAAATATATTCAAGTTAACTAGATTACAATATAGATgtactaaaattatttatatgctctatttgtatatttttgtcATTTATGTGGACTTATTTTTGTTGGTAAAGcaataatgtatttattttgGTTGAATAGGGTAAAACCAAGCAGTTACATCTTGTTtcttgtgcatttgtttgatTAAATCTATAAGGTAGGGTTTACATTTGCATTGACACTTGTTTAGACTCCTAACCTTGCTTGGAATCTAACTCAATTATGTCAGTATCTTCGGAGAACACACGGTGCTTTGGCTGAACAAAAAGCAATCTACAGCATCAAACAAGCAGTAGTGACAACTCTTTTAATAGCTGAACCTTTGCTTAAAAACAAATTTCTTCAAGTATTTGGATCAGAAAACATACGTCATCAGACATTGTATCAGTAAGTTATGACATTTTTGAATATGTATCAGATTTATTATGTTGCACTGCTTTTCAGATGTCAGCATTGTTTTCAACTACTTAGTGTGGACTTGGTGCTTAATGAAAGCTTTCATGCATTTGTGTTAGAAGTGAGTTAAAATGTGTACTGCAGTAAATTTTATTCTTTATAACGCAGACTACATTGCAGGTAGATGGACAACCTTCTTTATCTAGTCTACTTAAGGAGAAAGTAATTTGAGCAGTTTgtgaaatgtatgtattgttaAAAATGCTGCATTTGATTATGTGGGTGAACTAAAGATGAGTAAAATCAGAAAGTGTGCCGTGGCTGAAGATGCTGTCAGGTTGTTGTTTGAGAGTCGCCTTGTTGCTCGTAGAGTGGCTAAAGCTATTGAATCAATCCCAGACATTGACGTCAGTGTATTTTTTGTGATTGAGTCTTATTGAGATCTTATTCTTAGCGTTgatgttgttaattaatagagtTTCAATTGTGACTCGGAGCACAGTTTGTGCTTGTCTGATAGGGAATTAGTTTATCTATTAGACTTGTTCAGAGAGAGACATTTTAGTGGCAACTTTGAACAGGTACACAAATAAAAAGAGAAAACAATTGTTGCTTTCAAGTGAGTTATTTAATTTGTTGCAAattttttgcttgtttcagaTATATCCCACTGTTGATGGTGGGATATATGATCACCTAATTGCAGATCTGAAGTCTGAAAGATCTTTTGATCAGCATGATCAGCATACATTGTCACAACGGTCAACTGTTGAACTTCATAAGTTCTTAACACAACTTATGCTTAAATCCCAAGAAGCATTGCCAAAATCACAGTATATCATTTTCTCTCTGTTTAGACAATCATTGCTTACTAATGGTGATTATAGTGAAGAGAGAGGTCAAAGTCAAAGTAATTTTGCTGGTCTTGCACATCAAACCACAGAAAGTGGTTATCAAGAATCACTCATTAACAATGTATTTGGTGACGAATTACTACCCCGTGAAGGCAAGCAGACAACTTACAGCTTTGAcagtttaattttttgtttacattaCTTTATAGATGGATGCTCTGATGGTATGACAATTAGTTGTTTGATATGCACTGTtgaaatttgttaattaatgacttaTTCAGATAAAGAGAATTTGCCGTATTTGAAGTCTTTGATTGTTAGTCAAGGACAGCTAAATCCAGCCTTTCATCCGTCTCAAACTACGTACAACATCTATGTAGGACACGAAACTACAATAATTACTGTAGAGGCCGTGGCAGCTCATTGCAAATGTCAAGCAAGGTTTGGAACAAAACTGGGAAGATCTGGGTCAGCATGGAAGTCAATCCAGTGTATATTCATATACAAAACGATGTGTGCTTTGTTTCTTTAAAGATCTGTTAGATGGGTATTGGACATCGGACCAAACACCATTACTGTTCTTGTGACTGATATAAGCCACACTGATGTTTGGATCATGCAAGCTTACGTTGTGTACATTACAAGAGCAAAAGTGGCCGATAGCAAACTGACACTTAATCCACGTCTTGGTCATCAGGTGTGCAGTCTTGTACAGGTAATATATGTATCAGAACTTCTAGAGATGTTTAAATCATTTGATCTTTATTATGCTAACAGCTAGTTTAGCTAAAACCAGTTAGCATTAAATAGTCAGAGTTTAGCAGTGGACATATTATGTGTTGCTATGCCcttccatgatgggcaagtgggtctttaccccatctggacACCCACCAACCTGACAGGTGAGTCCAGCAGGGTACGTGTTTCTGTGCAGTCCACacagcgatcaatgactaaccaatttgatatagattgcatgCATTACAGTGACCCCGAAATCGgtcagcatgcctagtggatatcaatgactaccaggaaagtgctgaacgtcattgtcaactgactgttcgccagaccacagaaactccccaatgactgaaacgagtcatagtctcacagacaaagctagagaaacatgagaaagaaagacagagaagtttcataatttaccgtcgtcactggggtttgaactcccaaaccatggagtggtagccattgtcgctaaccactaagccacgggcGTTGTTATCAATTtgttattatgttgtgctcaacgagatcagtctggtttgtaagaTCTTTCATAAGAACcggaggcaaaccctgcctcagaagtgcttagaccatcgtggctgtctaaacagaagacatgactttacacaGGATCCAATTGGacccaagaagcactgttttctgtaagtgctcgaggttgtgatgacctggaataatgtccagctaCTGTGCAATAtctgcatgcactgtgcccaatgctcccaacaccactggaacaatcAGTGTCCAACACTGCCACACATGCAGCTTACCTCCACCCGTAAGTCACTGTATTTCATCAACTTTGCAGCTtgtttcctggcgatgttGCCATCAACAGgacaataagaagacaagtgcttgtcttcttatttctgaaacagatgtcaggatgATTGGCACCGATCTTCCTAGCTGTAAGGATGGTTGTATCTCACATCATAGCGATGTCGTttgtctccacaagcctatcaggatgatgccagtACCATTTGCTCTCCACTgaaaccccaaaatgacgacaaatgtcccagtggatgatggaggccacctgattgtgtcaatcagtgtaATCCATCGGTGCCagagcactacagcctgccacaatgtggtcgactgtctccaggcctaAACTGCACAAGCAACAAGCGGGACTGACATCTCAATACAGAATGTTGCGCTCATaataccgagtccgaagagcttggtcttgagcagcaacaaccagtacCTCGGTTGCAGCAGGAATATTCGATAACTTCAACCAtttgtaggtctctttcatgccCACGGGTGCTTTCTAAGTGAGACAGTGATACTGACCATGCATAGGTTAACTTCCCAGGACTGTACATGAAGAGAACCGCTACACTTGCAGAAATGTTTTGCATCTGTGTGAGGCGGTTGCTCAAAGACATTATCATACAGGGTGATCCCACTTCCATGCAGCCTCTACGACTTGTTGCCCTTAGAGAGACTctcctgcagctgtgcagtaaacggACGGGCCATGTGTCGGATCGAATGAGAGGACCTCCTAGCATCACACtcctgtaccatttgcatgaagagaTCAGAGCTGCTACAAAGGTAACAGTCTAGccccacaatacaagactgatacgTCGACTCGATCTGTTGTAACTCTCAACCGCCCTCGGTGCACGGAGCGTACAGCCGGTCAACGTCTGCcacaggatggtggacaccatGCATAAAGAGAAGTTTcctggtccgtcgatcaagctgctgcaagTCCGAGGTCCtccaatgaatgacaccagaactgtaagtgagaaccggcaGTGCAAACTTGTTGATGGCCAGAATCTTGTTCTGACCATACAACTTGGCCCAGAGGACTATCTTCACTTTACAGAAGTACTCACGATGGAGACATAGTGCTGTGCTGGATACCATTCCTCTCGTCCACATCCAAATACTTGTAGACCTGACCCGGTTTGAAACAGTTGAcggtgtttgtttttcctaccgtcaacCCAGAATTATGTCCAGAGAGCTTGCCGTTGACatagtgtgcaacagcacacttTTCCAGAGCAAACTTCCATCTGTGGATGTCaccagagaaggtacgaactgtgtgcaacaaccctttcagctgatcaggatttctgccatacagcttcagatcatccatgtaaagtagatgactgacaaACTGACGTTTGGGAGTCTCACCACGCCCAGTGCTCATCCAATAGCCGCCAGTTCTGCATATCCCCACACAGAGAGGAGATAGTAaatcaccttggaaaatacgtTGCCTGATCTACATGAGCCTTGTCTTTGATGATACATTTCTCGTAGGAAAGTACCATTGATGTCTTGTAATTCTTCATCACATGACAGAAACCTGCTCAAGACTGGACtaatcttatgcagctgaagacatCGAAGTAACCAGCTGTCAGAgactttctggtagtccacccaagccatgctcctCCTGTGCTTGTCTTACAGTCCTCGGTAAGCAATTTTttaatcaacagctgatcctttgcacccaAGGAACCCTGCTGACAACCGTTCTGCTCCGATGCCATGAGGTTTCCCTGAACGAAATGCCCTGCAATTCTCGGTCTGACGACTGAGGTGAAGGTCTTGTagaagacagataaacacgtGATAGACCGGTAATTTTTgacctggtcagtcttgtcattctcaGGTATCAGGGTGATTGTTCCCTGAGATAACCAGTTGGGCACAGAGTCTGGGTCCTGAAACAGGAGGTTTTAGTTATGAGTCAGGTCATCGTGAAGACACATGATgtgcttgacccagaaactgTAAGCCTGATCTGGTCCagagacttccagttctctATCCTCTTGAGGCCACAATGTGACCTCATTGCCTGAGATAAGTAGCCACTACTGCTCAGCTGTTCGATACATCTCACCATCAGTTTGACGCCTCAACCAGGAGGCAGACTCATTATGACACACTTTAGTTTCTAGTATAtcaccccaatactgctcaatctcagactcggatggtgGGGAAGTGatctggatagtctgcttacccaatTCCCTGTAAAGTCGCCCAGCATcccgttgaaacaaaccattcttgTGAAGTCTCTTATGATTCTTCTTCAGCCTCCTAGCCTGCGAGACCTTGGACTGCAGTCCCATTTTTAGCCGATTTATGGTGACCTCACAAGTCTCCGAATGAGGAATGCTTAATTGATGCCATAGTTGGAGCTCATGTAACAAACGAATGCTCGATGAGCCCCTTCTAACTTCCTGCAACAGAGAAATCGCCCGCCAAAGTGcaagaatctccatatccagtcTTCATCTCCAATGTCAGGGTTTGAAAGTTGGTTGACTTCACCATCTCTGAGCActgccttttggacactagttAAGCAGCAGTGTacacc is a window of Corticium candelabrum chromosome 20, ooCorCand1.1, whole genome shotgun sequence DNA encoding:
- the LOC134195829 gene encoding uncharacterized protein LOC134195829 isoform X2, with the protein product MALSNTGITNRTETEWVALMCLSSTDGEQCLQPLEYQNLQPYQKVSRIPGLRDVLWRKDALCATIYKAQHTMALQHSPVSPACWVLPNQLNEFIQTFKVVGMQQKWVIKSANNGRGREVKVIKHEDVYKLQASSFSTRSIIQEYIPNLLHIQKSEISVTVFALVTSASPLRLYLHKDGSVYFRESKAGVLRKTPNLAWNLTQLCQYLRRTHGALAEQKAIYSIKQAVVTTLLIAEPLLKNKFLQVFGSENIRHQTLYQCQHCFQLLSVDLVLNESFHAFVLEVDGQPSLSSLLKEKMSKIRKCAVAEDAVRLLFESRLVARRVAKAIESIPDIDSFNCDSEHSLCLSDRELVYLLDLFRERHFSGNFEQIYPTVDGGIYDHLIADLKSERSFDQHDQHTLSQRSTVELHKFLTQLMLKSQEALPKSHEERGQSQSNFAGLAHQTTESGYQESLINNVFGDELLPREGKQTTYSFDSLIFCLHYFIDGCSDDKENLPYLKSLIVSQGQLNPAFHPSQTTYNIYVGHETTIITVEAVAAHCKCQARFGTKLGRSGSVRWVLDIGPNTITVLVTDISHTDVWIMQAYVVYITRAKVADSKLTLNPRLGHQVCSLVQECDMAVFPGKRCGLQHMSHSWLEMNERIQLLPSCYGSPEGRWIQPCRSCSDRLSCLWSNSTWLPYDCVHRLVPRLQLKYCWRRRKVMVIGDSLVRGIMYYMLEQLNGTLNHWSKSHGAITYAHVGDGMSFTFTYYPQFWLPINKRPVFERSLYSMLRKQLPLRNSSQTVLIIGGLQWLNEHHLNTTNRVLQRMGLTNIKVIVKGYGSGFTQPADDILYHDFAGQQKLIAREREVRRAAERVGFHYINTFNMTIARYKHFLYGRCSCHYHSVEKLDDVDNDGNNTMLRDRTKGVKYTVRGKYTVKGEINALYSEILLSSICHKGND
- the LOC134195829 gene encoding cadherin-like and PC-esterase domain-containing protein 1 isoform X3 → MALSNTGITNRTETEWVALMCLSSTDGEQCLQPLEYQNLQPYQKVSRIPGLRDVLWRKDALCATIYKAQHTMALQHSPVSPACWVLPNQLNEFIQTFKVVGMQQKWVIKSANNGRGREVKVIKHEDVYKLQASSFSTRSIIQEYIPNLLHIQKSEISVTVFALVTSASPLRLYLHKDGSVYFRESKAGVLRKTPNLAWNLTQLCQYLRRTHGALAEQKAIYSIKQAVVTTLLIAEPLLKNKFLQVFGSENIRHQTLYQCQHCFQLLSVDLVLNESFHAFVLEVDGQPSLSSLLKEKMSKIRKCAVAEDAVRLLFESRLVARRVAKAIESIPDIDSFNCDSEHSLCLSDRELVYLLDLFRERHFSGNFEQIYPTVDGGIYDHLIADLKSERSFDQHDQHTLSQRSTVELHKFLTQLMLKSQEALPKSQYIIFSLFRQSLLTNGDYSEERGQSQSNFAGLAHQTTESGYQESLINNVFGDELLPREDGCSDDKENLPYLKSLIVSQGQLNPAFHPSQTTYNIYVGHETTIITVEAVAAHCKCQARFGTKLGRSGSVRWVLDIGPNTITVLVTDISHTDVWIMQAYVVYITRAKVADSKLTLNPRLGHQVCSLVQECDMAVFPGKRCGLQHMSHSWLEMNERIQLLPSCYGSPEGRWIQPCRSCSDRLSCLWSNSTWLPYDCVHRLVPRLQLKYCWRRRKVMVIGDSLVRGIMYYMLEQLNGTLNHWSKSHGAITYAHVGDGMSFTFTYYPQFWLPINKRPVFERSLYSMLRKQLPLRNSSQTVLIIGGLQWLNEHHLNTTNRVLQRMGLTNIKVIVKGYGSGFTQPADDILYHDFAGQQKLIAREREVRRAAERVGFHYINTFNMTIARYKHFLYGRCSCHYHSVEKLDDVDNDGNNTMLRDRTKGVKYTVRGKYTVKGEINALYSEILLSSICHKGND
- the LOC134195829 gene encoding uncharacterized protein LOC134195829 isoform X1, yielding MALSNTGITNRTETEWVALMCLSSTDGEQCLQPLEYQNLQPYQKVSRIPGLRDVLWRKDALCATIYKAQHTMALQHSPVSPACWVLPNQLNEFIQTFKVVGMQQKWVIKSANNGRGREVKVIKHEDVYKLQASSFSTRSIIQEYIPNLLHIQKSEISVTVFALVTSASPLRLYLHKDGSVYFRESKAGVLRKTPNLAWNLTQLCQYLRRTHGALAEQKAIYSIKQAVVTTLLIAEPLLKNKFLQVFGSENIRHQTLYQCQHCFQLLSVDLVLNESFHAFVLEVDGQPSLSSLLKEKMSKIRKCAVAEDAVRLLFESRLVARRVAKAIESIPDIDSFNCDSEHSLCLSDRELVYLLDLFRERHFSGNFEQIYPTVDGGIYDHLIADLKSERSFDQHDQHTLSQRSTVELHKFLTQLMLKSQEALPKSQYIIFSLFRQSLLTNGDYSEERGQSQSNFAGLAHQTTESGYQESLINNVFGDELLPREGKQTTYSFDSLIFCLHYFIDGCSDDKENLPYLKSLIVSQGQLNPAFHPSQTTYNIYVGHETTIITVEAVAAHCKCQARFGTKLGRSGSVRWVLDIGPNTITVLVTDISHTDVWIMQAYVVYITRAKVADSKLTLNPRLGHQVCSLVQECDMAVFPGKRCGLQHMSHSWLEMNERIQLLPSCYGSPEGRWIQPCRSCSDRLSCLWSNSTWLPYDCVHRLVPRLQLKYCWRRRKVMVIGDSLVRGIMYYMLEQLNGTLNHWSKSHGAITYAHVGDGMSFTFTYYPQFWLPINKRPVFERSLYSMLRKQLPLRNSSQTVLIIGGLQWLNEHHLNTTNRVLQRMGLTNIKVIVKGYGSGFTQPADDILYHDFAGQQKLIAREREVRRAAERVGFHYINTFNMTIARYKHFLYGRCSCHYHSVEKLDDVDNDGNNTMLRDRTKGVKYTVRGKYTVKGEINALYSEILLSSICHKGND